One Bos taurus isolate L1 Dominette 01449 registration number 42190680 breed Hereford chromosome 25, ARS-UCD2.0, whole genome shotgun sequence genomic window carries:
- the AMZ1 gene encoding archaemetzincin-1 — MLQCRPAEEFSFGPRALKDALLSTDPALRQLYTAAFSPAERLFLAEAYNPRRTLFGTLLIRTAFDWLLSRPEAPEDFQTFHAALPPRKQSLARKHIYLQPIGLSEGPAGSVLLDQLRSCTEAFFLGLQVRCLPSVAAASIHCSSRPGQDPDRLQLHTDGILSFLKSSKPGDALCVLGLTLSDLYPCEAWTFTFGTFLPGHEVGVCSFARFSGEFLPRGPSTPDLVEVEAEAAADGPEVPLQDGGQAVCFSALGMVQCCKVTCHELCHLLGLGNCRWLRCLMQGALRVDEALRRPLDLCPICLRKLQHLLGFRLVDRYKRLYAWTQAAAGTQPSPAAVGEPSVSEDTLPCSADSGLCCESDSEPGSSLSEPLSPDAWIPAGLELDAEDGLGSLAAAEGPGEALAEHGRWLAACIQALERDVSEGELERVDGAVDALAPWDLFTGRLPASRQDLPCGRDGAGLRRVLGDTFSSLRRRLSARRPSRAESPLRRQKAEDD; from the exons ATGCTGCAGTGCCGGCCGGCCGAGGAGTTCAGCTTCGGGCCCCGGGCCCTGAAGGACGCGCTGCTGTCCACTGACCCCGCCCTGCGGCAGCTCTACACAGCCGCCTTCTCCCCGGCCGAGAGGCTCTTCCTGGCCGAGGCCTACAACCCCCGGAGGACGCTCTTTGGCACACTGCTCATCCGCACGGCCTTCGACTGGCTCCTTAGCCGCCCCGAGGCCCCTGAGGACTTCCAGACCTTCCATGCCGCCCTGCCGCCCCGGAAGCAGAGCCTCGCTCGGAAGCACATTTACCTTCAGCCCATAG GTCTGAGCGAGGGTCCAGCGGGCAGTGTGCTTCTGGACCAGCTGCGAAGCTGCACGGAGGCCTTCTTCCTGGGCCTGCAGGTCAGATGCCTGCCCTCGGTGGCGGCCGCCTCCATCCACTGCTCGTCCCGCCCCGGTCAGGACCCCGACAGGCTCCAGCTCCACACGG ATGGCATCCTGTCCTTCCTGAAGAGCAGCAAGCCGGGGGATGCTCTGTGTGTGCTGGGCCTCACGCTGTCCGACCTGTACCCTTGCGAGGCCTGGACCTTCACCTTCGGCACGTTCCTTCCGGGGCACG AAGTGGGCGTCTGCAGCTTTGCCCGGTTCTCGGGGGAGTTCCTGCCGCGAGGGCCCAGCACGCCTGACCTGGTGGAGGTGGAGGCGGAGGCGGCTGCAGATGGCCCCGAGGTGCCCCTGCAGGATGGAGGCCAGGCCGTGTGCTTCAGCGCCCTGGGGATGGTCCAGTGTTGCAAG GTCACGTGCCACGAGCTGTGTCACCTCCTGGGCCTGGGAAACTGCCGCTGGCTCCGGTGCCTCATGCAGGGCGCGCTGCGCGTGGACGAGGCCCTGCGCCGGCCCCTGGACCTCTGCCCCATCTGCCTGCGCAAGCTGCAGCACCTGCTGGGCTTCAGGCTGGTGGACAGGTACAAG AGACTCTACGCCTGGACACAAGCGGCAGCAGGGACGCAGCCGAGCCCAGCGGCGGTGGGGGAACCGTCTGTGTCGGAGGACACCCTTCCCTGCAGTGCAGACTCGGGGCTGTGTTGTGAGAGCGACTCGGAGCCGGGCAGCAGCCTGTCGGAGCCCCTGTCCCCCGACGCCTGGATCCCCGCGGGCCTCGAGCTGGATGCTGAGGACGGGCTGGGCTCCCTGGCAGCCGCGGAGGGCCCGGGGGAGGCCCTGGCAGAGCACGGGCGCTGGCTGGCCGCCTGCATCCAGGCCCTGGAGAGGGACGTGAGCGAGGGGGAGCTGGAGCGGGTGGATGGCGCCGTGGACGCGCTGGCCCCCTGGGACCTGTTCACGGGGCGGCTCCCGGCCTCCCGACAGGACCTGCCCTGTGGCCGCGACGGCGCGGGGCTGCGCAGGGTCCTGGGGGACACGTTCTCCTCCCTCCGGAGGAGGCTGAGCGCTCGCAGGCCGTCCAGGGCCGAGTCACCCCTCCGGCGCCAGAAGGCGGAGGACGACTAG